A window of the Carassius carassius chromosome 36, fCarCar2.1, whole genome shotgun sequence genome harbors these coding sequences:
- the LOC132116906 gene encoding zinc finger and BTB domain-containing protein 7C — translation MAHTDEDLIGIPFPNHSNDVLCSLNEQRRDGLLCDVILVVQDQEYRTHRSVLAACSQYFKKLFTVATGSSRESNTHTIYELDFVAPDSLTAILEFAYTSTLTVTASNVKEILSAARLLEIPCIINVCLEIMDTGGGGGDGPPEGEEFEGDDEEEEDEEDEDEMEEEVDSKDGEFEDNNSEKSTQGAENQEELKVWENGRTDSPPCSSQQGAPIPDGQESQRRQSDTPEAQKPRAPEGLEGRALKDFSIESLLQEGLYPKMPGLERGTGFSPLLPGFYPPMWAAEFPGYPQILEQRHPSHPFPNASLEKGPLDLAVKKEVIKEELKDEPTNPILHRDFLKDFMSPGMGITSDPSLGPIKEGAELRSYLSFLSASHLGPLFPPWQLEEERKMKPKASQQCPICNKVIQGAGKLPRHMRTHTGEKPYMCTICEVRFTRQDKLKIHMRKHTGERPYICLHCNAKFVHNYDLKNHLRIHTGVRPYQCEHCYKSFTRSDHLHRHIKRQSCRVSRPRRGRKPSAWRSTNFLFPPDPNALQADRAMRIPAAGGTPLLGKQQPTGGKTLEDVDGDSRETDRKLISEDVNRKRGVFAFAVATEDVLQHPPFYSATSDPWAVRLERAPPIPEAAK, via the exons ATGGCGCACACAGACGAAGACCTGATCGGAATCCCCTTCCCAAACCACAGCAATGATGTCCTGTGCAGTCTTAACGAGCAGCGGCGGGACGGGCTGCTTTGCGACGTCATCCTGGTGGTTCAGGACCAGGAGTACCGCACCCATCGCTCCGTTCTGGCCGCATGCAGCCAGTACTTCAAAAAACTCTTCACTGTGGCCACCGGCTCCAGCCGGGAGTCCAACACACACACCATCTATGAGCTAGACTTCGTGGCGCCGGATTCGCTGACAGCCATTCTGGAGTTTGCGTACACATCGACGCTGACGGTCACAGCATCCAACGTCAAGGAGATCCTGAGCGCCGCCAGGCTCCTGGAAATTCCCTGCATTATAAATGTGTGTCTGGAAATCATGGACacgggaggaggtggaggagacgGACCACCGGAAGGAGAGGAGTTTGAGGGAGATGATGAGGAAGAAGAGGATGAAGAGGACGAGGATGAAATGGAGGAGGAGGTTGACTCCAAAGATGGAGAATTTGAGGACAACAATAGCGAGAAATCCACACAAGGTGCTGAAAACCAAGAGGAACTCAAAGTTTGGGAGAACGGGAGGACGGATAGCCCACCTTGTAGCTCCCAACAAGGAGCGCCGATCCCAGATGGCCAAGAATCCCAAAGACGCCAATCGGACACTCCGGAAGCCCAGAAACCCAGAGCGCCGGAGGGATTGGAGGGCCGGGCGCTGAAGGACTTCTCGATAGAGTCTTTACTTCAAGAGGGACTCTATCCGAAAATGCCAGGCCTGGAAAGAGGCACCGGATTCTCGCCCCTTCTCCCAGGCTTCTATCCTCCCATGTGGGCGGCAGAATTCCCAGGCTACCCTCAGATTCTGGAGCAGAGACATCCATCCCACCCTTTTCCCAATGCTTCGCTAGAAAAAGGCCCTTTGGACCTTGCGGTCAAGAAAGAAGTCATCAAAGAAGAGCTGAAGGATGAGCCTACAAACCCCATCCTGCACAGAGACTTCCTCAAAGACTTCATGAGTCCAGGGATGGGAATAACCTCTGACCCCAGCCTCGGTCCGATCAAAGAGGGAGCGGAGCTGCGGTCCTACCTGAGTTTTCTTTCCGCCTCTCATCTCGGGCCGCTGTTTCCTCCGTGGCAgctggaggaggagaggaagatGAAGCCCAAGGCGTCACAGCAGTGCCCCATCTGCAACAAGGTGATTCAAGGAGCGGGAAAGCTGCCACGGCACATGAGAAcacacaccggagagaagccctACATGTGCACCATCTGTGAGGTCCGCTTCACCAG gCAAGACAAGCTGAAGATTCACATGCGCAAGCACACTGGTGAGAGGCCATACATCTGCCTGCACTGCAACGCTAAATTTGTTCACAACTATGACCTGAAGAACCACTTGCGCATCCACACCGGCGTGCGGCCATACCAATGTGAGCACTGCTACAAGAGCTTCACGCGCTCCGATCATCTTCACCGACACATCAAGCGTCAGAGCTGCCGCGTCTCACGCCCGCGACGGGGCCGAAAACCCTCCGCCTGGAGGTCCACCAACTTCCTCTTCCCTCCAGATCCCAACGCCCTCCAAGCAGACAGGGCCATGCGGATTCCTGCCGCTGGTGGCACCCCCTTACTGGGAAAACAGCAGCCTACTGGAGGGAAAACGCTGGAGGACGTCGACGGTGACAGCCGAGAAACGGACAGGAAGCTCATCTCAGAGGATGTAAATAGAAAGCGGGGCGTGTTTGCTTTCGCAGTGGCAACGGAGGACGTTCTGCAACACCCGCCTTTCTATTCAGCGACCTCTGACCCCTGGGCCGTGAGACTGGAACGAGCGCCACCCATTCCCGAAGCTGCAAAATGA